The Parvibaculum sp. DNA segment CATGCGTCAATCAGTACGATGAACTTCTGATGGTTCAGCGGACAAAAGCTCCGTTCGCAGGATGTTGGAACTTTATCGGAGGGAAAATCGAAGCAGGTGAATCTCCCTCCTCCGCCGCAATTCGGGAGCTAAATGAGGAGGCGGGTCAAACCACAACCCTTCGCAGAAGGGTGCAGTTTCGAGGCATTGCTCTATGGCCAATCGCAGGAATGCAATTTCACTATCTGGGGATGTATCTGTTTCTCTACAGGTGTAGGACAACAGATGCTGAAACGCGCCAGTTCGCGATGCTAGATGAGGGTGTCACAGCATGGATTCACTTAGACTTACTCCTTGACGGTTCCTCACTTAAATTGGTGCCAAATTTTGATCTGTTGTTGCCCTACCTTTTGGATTCACGAAAGAACCCCTGCATTGTTTGCCACGAAGTGACG contains these protein-coding regions:
- a CDS encoding NUDIX domain-containing protein; translation: MQNPTSAPELANIPYTLIACVNQYDELLMVQRTKAPFAGCWNFIGGKIEAGESPSSAAIRELNEEAGQTTTLRRRVQFRGIALWPIAGMQFHYLGMYLFLYRCRTTDAETRQFAMLDEGVTAWIHLDLLLDGSSLKLVPNFDLLLPYLLDSRKNPCIVCHEVTDVGVRLIWNAVIPKATRDIATSPHSSKFLNVDDLRGFRNAR